In a single window of the Elaeis guineensis isolate ETL-2024a chromosome 8, EG11, whole genome shotgun sequence genome:
- the LOC105050408 gene encoding uncharacterized protein → MEVLSSSTVPSRVVKDVSARQPTSPTLPKIPTVRLGCARTVEKFESLRLWRARSSAHRSGSSLRATAHEVSWDTGEEDGASASGFGLVMDEDSSWFEGNLVQNGSHASGITELSEMVAPATFGSGASGSKAGLFRTPISGGVQSATSVHNLPRSALAVRNLMEQARFAHLCTLMSRMHHHRAGYPFGSLVDFATDSMGYPIFSLSPLAIHTRNLLADSRCTLVIQIPGWSGLSNARVTIFGDIFPLPADKQAWAHQQFKAKHQQWASQQWGNFYYYRMDNIRDIYFIGGFGTVAWVDVKEYEALQPDKIAVDGGEQNLEELNAMFSKSLKEILSTEMEIDDAAFISVDSKGTDIRVRQGAQFNIQRLSFKVEHGVETLDEAKAALQRIIDEHSRSHNRN, encoded by the exons ATGGAGGTCCTCTCGAGCTCTACCGTTCCCTCCAGGGTTGTGAAAGATGTTTCGGCCCGCCAGCCGACGAGCCCTACCTTACCCAAGATTCCGACTGTTCGATTGGGATGCGCAAGAACCGTCGAAAAGTTTGAATCTTTGCGGCTGTGGAGGGCTCGATCGAGTGCTCACAGGTCCGGATCGTCATTGCGAGCCACTGCCCATGAAGTTTCTTGGGATACTGGGGAGGAAGATGGGGCGTCCGCTAGTGGGTTTGGCTTGGTTATGGATGAGGACTCATCTTGGTTTGAG GGTAACTTGGTGCAGAATGGTAGCCATGCTAGTGGAATCACTGAATTATCAGAGATGGTAGCACCTGCCACTTTTGGAAGTGGAGCAAGTGGATCTAAAGCTGGGCTTTTCAGAACACCCATTTCTGGTGGTGTACAAAGTGCAACCTCTGTTCACAATTTACCTCGATCGGCCTTGGCTGTCCGCAATCTAATGGAGCAG GCCAGATTTGCTCATCTCTGCACTTTAATGTCTCGGATGCATCACCATCGTGCGGGATACCCATTCGGTTCATTAGTTGATTTTGCAACTGATTCAATGGGCT ATCCTATTTTTTCACTCTCTCCACTGGCCATCCACACACGTAATCTCTTGGCTGATTCAAGATGTACACTTGTTATACAG ATACCTGGATGGAGTGGGCTATCAAATGCACGTGTGACAATATTTGGTGATATCTTCCCACTTCCTGCTGATAAACAG GCATGGGCTCATCAGCAGTTTAAAGCAAAACACCAACAATGGGCATCTCAACAATGGGGCAACTTTTACTATTATAGGATGGACAACATTCG CGACATATACTTCATTGGAGGGTTTGGCACTGTTGCATGGGTAGATGTCAAGGAATACGAGGCCCTTCAACCTGATAAGATTGCTGTTGATGGTGGAGAACAAAATTTGGAG GAACTGAATGCAATGTTCTCAAAATCACTCAAAGAAATATTATCAACTGAAATGGAGATAGATGATGCTGCTTTCATATCAGTAGACAGCAAAGGCACTGATATCCGGGTTCGGCAAGGTGCACAG TTCAACATTCAAAGGCTATCATTTAAAGTGGAACATGGAGTGGAGACTCTAGATGAAGCCAAGGCAGCACTTCAAAGGATAATTGATGAGCATTCAAGATCGCATAACAGGAATTAA
- the LOC105050407 gene encoding ubiquitin-conjugating enzyme E2 22: MMATNENLPPNVIKQLAKELKNLDETPPEGIKVVVNDDDFSTIFADIEGPAGTPYENGIFRMKLILSHDFPQLPPKGYFLTKIFHPNIATNGEICVNTLKKDWNPSLGLRHVLLVVRCLLIEPFPESALNEQAGKMLLENYEEYARHARLYTGIHALKHKPKSKTGAISESTTALNVDMKNVVSSDKVLLPPAPLTANTAPRVSAANGQDQNVGPLMEPTIGTSAIQKKEGAVTTKAQVDKRKMDARKKSLKRL, from the exons ATGATG GCAACAAATGAAAACCTTCCACCTAATGTCATCAAACAACTCGCTAAAGAACTGAAGAATCTCGATGAAACACCGCCGGAAGGCATTAAAGTGGTTGTAAATGATGATGACTTTTCTACCATATTTGCTGATATTGAGGGTCCTG CTGGAACTCCATATGAGAATGGTATATTCCGCATGAAGCTGATATTATCTCACGACTTCCCTCAATTGCCTCCAAAAG GCTACTTTCTGACTAAAATCTTTCATCCAAACATTGCAACAAATGGTGAGATTTGTGTGAACACACTAAAGAAGGACTGGAATCCAAGTCTTGGTTTACGCCATGTTTTGCTT GTGGTCAGATGTCTGCTAATTGAACCATTTCCTGAATCTGCACTTAATGAACAGGCTGGTAAGATGTTGCTCGAAAATTACGAGGAGTATGCAAGGCATGCCAG GTTGTATACTGGAATTCATGCTCTCAAACATAAACCAAAATCTAAAACTGGAGCAATCTCGGAATCTACCACGGCTCTTAATGTGGACATGAAAAATGTGGTTTCAAGTGACAAGGTGTTGCTACCTCCTGCTCCATTGACTGCTAACACAGCCCCCAGAGTATCAGCAGCCAATGGCCAGGATCAGAATGTTGGTCCTCTAATGGAGCCTACCATTGGGACATCAGCAATTCAAAAGAAGGAAGGAGCTGTCACTACAAAAGCCCAGGTGGATAAAAGGAAGATGGATGCAAGGAAGAAGAGTTTGAAGAGATTGTAA